A stretch of Carya illinoinensis cultivar Pawnee chromosome 14, C.illinoinensisPawnee_v1, whole genome shotgun sequence DNA encodes these proteins:
- the LOC122293208 gene encoding G2/mitotic-specific cyclin S13-7-like, which produces MASRAVVPLQKPRGEVKKNAPAEGRTRRVLQDIGNLVVTNAQAAAEKNKKPITERVDAVAGNGVGVGKGRAATKLVVPQKNVIKKPIPGEVIVISSDEEDEGNCAGGRKSRGRGGSSKKENVRTFTSTLTARSKAACGLTNKPKDPVENIDASDVDNELAVVEYVDDMYNFYKHAEDSSKVYDYMATQPDINAKMRSILVDWLIEVHRKFELMPETLYLTINIVDRFLSVKSVSRRELQLVGISSMLIASKYEEIWAPEVNDFVCISDNAYIREQILVKEKTILEKLEWLLTVPTPYVFLVRYIKASIPSDKEMENTVFFLAELGLMHYPAVTAYCPSKIAASAVYAARCTLGRIPFWTRTLEQHTGYSEDQLKDCAELLVSLHSAAAESKLKAVYRKFSCSERGAVALQIPAKGLPSKSLN; this is translated from the exons ATGGCATCGAGAGCTGTTGTTCCTCTTCAAAAGCCCAGAG GCGAAGTGAAGAAGAATGCACCAGCAGAAGGAAGGACAAGGCGGGTTCTCCAAGATATTGGTAATCTAGTAGTGACTAATGCACAAGCAGCCGCTGAGAAGAACAAG aaaCCAATCACAGAACGTGTAGATGCCGTTGCTGGCAATGGGGTGGGTGTAGGGAAAGGCCGGGCAGCAACGAAGTTGGTGGTACCTCAAAAGAATGTAATCAAGAAGCCGATCCCCGGGGAAGTGATAGTGATTAGCTCTGATGAAGAAGACGAGGGTAACTGTGCTGGTGGAAGAAAATCCAGAGGAAGAGGTGGTTCCTCAAAGAAGGAGAATGTTCGGACCTTCACTTCAACCCTCACTGCTCGAAGCAAG GCCGCTTGTGGACTCACCAATAAGCCCAAGGATCCAGTAGAAAACATAGACGCGAGTGATGTTGACAACGAATTGGCAGTGGTTgagtatgtggatgacatgtaCAATTTCTACAAGCACGCTGAG GACTCGAGTAAAGTGTATGACTACATGGCCACGCAGCCAGACATAAATGCTAAGATGAGATCAATCCTTGTAGACTGGCTGATTGAAGTTCATCGCAAATTTGAACTCATGCCAGAAACTCTATATCTTACTATAAACATTGTGGATCGATTCCTTTCTGTGAAGTCTGTCTCTAGGAGGGAACTCCAGTTAGTTGGGATCAGCTCAATGCTCATTGCAAGCAAGTACGAAGAGATATGGGCACCAGAG GTAAATGACTTTGTTTGCATTTCAGACAATGCCTACATCAGAGAACAGATTTTggtcaaagaaaaaacaatCTTGGAAAAGCTGGAATGGTTGCTTACAGTCCCCACTCCCTATGTCTTCCTCGTTCGATATATTAAAGCCTCTATTCCATCGGATAAGGAG ATGGAGAATACAGTATTTTTCCTAGCTGAACTTGGGCTAATGCACTATCCTGCTGTAACTGCTTACTGCCCTTCAAAGATTGCTGCTTCTGCTGTTTATGCTGCACGATGCACCCTTGGTAGGATCCCTTTCTGGACTAGAACTCTAGAGCAGCACACAGGCTACTCAGAAGATCAGCTAAA GGATTGCGCTGAGCTCTTGGTTAGCTTGCATTCTGCAGCTGCAGAAAGTAAGCTTAAGGCAGTCTATAGGAAGTTCTCATGTTCAGAAAGGGGTGCTGTTGCTCTACAGATCCCAGCCAAAGGCCTTCCAAGCAAGTCGTTGAACTAG